A stretch of Lutra lutra chromosome 9, mLutLut1.2, whole genome shotgun sequence DNA encodes these proteins:
- the ADAM33 gene encoding disintegrin and metalloproteinase domain-containing protein 33 isoform X4 — protein MGCGVPCGVAREAAGRLLWAWVGLDPARAEPGAGSRVVEAGALSAMGWGSQRAGGSRAWLLLLLLLLLRLTLPVWGVKAFQGNHPGKPVTLHWVLDGRVRREVTLEEPVSKLDSGLVALKAEGQELLLELEKSHRLLAPGYTETHYSPDGHPVVLVPNHTDHCLYHGHARGFPDSWVVFSTCSGMRGLITLDRNASYYVHPWSARNSETFVTHKMFQIGQLLGWKGACGHRDARNKGDMASLSRATQVKERREVGRSPKFLELYIVADHTLFLTQHRNLNHTKQRLLEVANYVDQILRTLDIQVALTGLEVWTEQDQSRVTPDANATLWAFLHWCRGLRARRPHDSTQLLTGRAFQGATVGLAPIEGMCCAESSGGVSTDHSELPIGAAATMAHEIGHSLGLSHDPDGCCVEAAAEQGGCVMAGATGRPFPRVFSACSRRQLRAFFRKGGGACLSNAPDSGLLVPRARCGNGLVEDGEECDCGASQECPDACCFAHNCSLRAGAQCTHGDCCARCLLKPAGVPCRRAVGDCDLPEFCTGASPYCPPDLYLLDGSPCAGGRGYCWDGACPTLEQQCQQLWGPGSSPAPEACFQIVNSAGDAHGNCGEDSKGGFVPCAQRDAQCGKLQCLGGEQRPRPPHTVPVDSTIGLGSNEVTCRGVFVLPGVQLDVLDLGLVEPGTQCGPSMVCQDRRCRNTTFWQLERCLAACHGRGVCNSNQNCHCALGWAPPFCDKQGFGGSVDSGPMQPEDHKAFLLAVMLSFVLPLLLGAGLAWCCFRCPGSRLLPCLWSLRRDAASRKPRTLRTLPEPRSHLEEPLAGCPACHPKRVKSRSRDPVAGERELLR, from the exons ATGGGCTGCGGGGTTCCGTGCGGGGTGGCGCGGGAGGCGGCCGGCCGGCTGCTCTGGGCGTGGGTCGGCCTGGATCCAGCCAGGgcggagccgggagccgggagccgcgTCGTGGAGGCCGGGGCGCTCTCAGCGATGGGCTGGGGGTCTCAGAGAGCTGGAGGGTCGCGGgcgtggctgctgctgctgctgctgctgctcttgaGGCTAACTTTGCCGGTGTGGGGGGTCAAGGCGTTTCAAG GAAACCACCCTGGAAAACCAGTCACCTTGCACTGGGTCCTGGATGGAAGAGTCAGGCGCGAGGTCACCCTGGAGGAGCCG GTCTCGAAGCTAGACTCGGGGCTGGTGGCCTTGAAGGCTGAAGGGCAGGAGCTCCTGCTGGAGCTGGAGAAGAGCCA CAGGCTGCTGGCCCCAGGATACACAGAAACCCACTATAGCCCAGATGGGCACCCAGTGGTGCTGGTCCCCAACCACACG GACCACTGCCTCTACCATGGGCACGCGAGGGGCTTCCCTGACTCCTGGGTGGTCTTCAGCACCTGCTCTGGGATGAG GGGCCTGATCACACTGGACAGGAATGCCAGTTACTATGTGCATCCTTGGTCAGCCAGAAACTCGGAGACCTTCGTCACTCACAAGATGTTCCAGATCGGGCAGCTGCTTGGCTGGAAAGGGGCCTGTGGCCACAGGGATGCCAGGAACAAAGGGGACATGGCTAGCCTTTCTCGTGCCACTCAGGTCAAG GAGAGGCGGGAGGTTGGCAGGAGCCCAAAGTTCTTGGAGCTGTACATTGTGGCTGACCACACGCTG TTTTTGACCCAGCACCGGAACTTGAACCACACCAAACAGCGTCTCTTGGAGGTGGCCAACTATGTGGACCAG ATTCTCAGGACTCTGGACATTCAGGTGGCCCTGACCGGCCTGGAAGTGTGGACGGAGCAGGATCAGAGCCGCGTCACGCCAGACGCCAATGCCACGCTCTGGGCCTTCCTGCACTGGTGCCGAGGGCTGAGGGCACGGCGGCCACACGACTCCACGCAGCTGCTCAC GGGCCGCGCCTTCCAGGGCGCCACCGTGGGCCTGGCGCCCATCGAGGGCATGTGTTGTGCGGAGAGCTCCGGAGGCGTGAGCACG GACCACTCGGAGCTTCCCATTGGCGCAGCAGCCACCATGGCCCACGAGATAGGTCACAGCCTTGGCCTCAGCCACGACCCTGACGGCTGCTGTGTGGAAGCGGCGGCCGAGCAAGGCGGCTGTGTCATGGCCGGGGCCACGGG GCGCCCATTCCCGCGGGTGTTCAGCGCCTGCAGCCGGCGCCAGCTGCGCGCCTTCTTCCGCAAGGGGGGCGGTGCGTGCCTTTCCAACGCGCCCGACTCGGGGCTCCTCGTGCCCCGGGCGCGCTGCGGGAACGGCCTCGTGGAGGACGGCGAGGAGTGCGACTGCGGCGCCAGCCAG GAGTGCCCGGACGCCTGCTGCTTCGCCCACAACTGCTCGCTGCGCGCGGGGGCCCAGTGCACCCACGGGGACTGCTGCGCTCGCTGCCTG CTGAAGCCGGCCGGCGTGCCGTGCCGCCGAGCTGTGGGTGACTGTGACCTCCCAGAGTTTTGCACGGGCGCCTCCCCTTACTGCCCCCCCGACTTGTACCTCCTGGACGGCTCGCCCTGTGCCGGCGGCCGGGGCTACTGCTGGGATGGCGCATGTCCTACACTGGAGCAGCAGTGCCAGCAGCTCTGGGGGCCTG GCTCCAGCCCAGCACCAGAGGCCTGTTTCCAGATTGTGAACTCCGCGGGAGACGCCCATGGGAACTGTGGCGAGGACAGCAAGGGTGGCTTTGTGCCTTGTGCGCAGAG GGATGCTCAGTGTGGGAAGCTGCAGTGTCTCGGTGGGGAGCAGCGGCCACGCCCACCGCACACTGTGCCAGTGGACTCCACCATTGGACTAGGCAGCAATGAGGTGACCTGCAGGGGAGTCTTTGTGCTGCCCGGTGTCCAGCTGGATGTGCTCGACTTGGGCCTGGTAGAGCCAGGCACTCAGTGTGGACCTAGCATG GTGTGCCAGGACAGGCGCTGCCGAAATACTACCTTCTGGCAGCTTGAGCGATGTCTGGCAGCCTGCCATGGCCGTGGG GTTTGCAACAGTAACCAAAACTGCCACTGTGCTCTGGGCTGGGCTCCGCCCTTCTGCGACAAGCAAGGGTTTGGTGGCAGTGTGGACAGTGGCCCCATGCAGCCTGAAG ACCACAAGGCCTTCCTGCTGGCTGTGATGCTTAGCTTTGTGTTGCCGTTGCTCCTGGGGGCTGGCCTGGCCTGGTGCTGCTTCCGGTGCCCAGGATCCCGTCTCCTGCCATGCCTCTGGAGCTTGAGGAGGGATGCCGCAAGCCGCAAGCCGAGG ACCTTGAGAACTCTGCCAGAGCCCAGGAGCCACCTTGAGGAGCCTTTGGCTGGGTGCCCTGCCTGCCACCCCAAG CGGGTCAAGTCCAGAAGCCGAGATCCTGTTGCTGGTGAGAGGGAGCTCCTGAGATGA
- the ADAM33 gene encoding disintegrin and metalloproteinase domain-containing protein 33 isoform X5 → MGCGVPCGVAREAAGRLLWAWVGLDPARAEPGAGSRVVEAGALSAMGWGSQRAGGSRAWLLLLLLLLLRLTLPVWGVKAFQGNHPGKPVTLHWVLDGRVRREVTLEEPVSKLDSGLVALKAEGQELLLELEKSHRLLAPGYTETHYSPDGHPVVLVPNHTDHCLYHGHARGFPDSWVVFSTCSGMRGLITLDRNASYYVHPWSARNSETFVTHKMFQIGQLLGWKGACGHRDARNKGDMASLSRATQVKERREVGRSPKFLELYIVADHTLFLTQHRNLNHTKQRLLEVANYVDQILRTLDIQVALTGLEVWTEQDQSRVTPDANATLWAFLHWCRGLRARRPHDSTQLLTGRAFQGATVGLAPIEGMCCAESSGGVSTDHSELPIGAAATMAHEIGHSLGLSHDPDGCCVEAAAEQGGCVMAGATGRPFPRVFSACSRRQLRAFFRKGGGACLSNAPDSGLLVPRARCGNGLVEDGEECDCGASQECPDACCFAHNCSLRAGAQCTHGDCCARCLLKPAGVPCRRAVGDCDLPEFCTGASPYCPPDLYLLDGSPCAGGRGYCWDGACPTLEQQCQQLWGPGSSPAPEACFQIVNSAGDAHGNCGEDSKGGFVPCAQRDAQCGKLQCLGGEQRPRPPHTVPVDSTIGLGSNEVTCRGVFVLPGVQLDVLDLGLVEPGTQCGPSMVCQDRRCRNTTFWQLERCLAACHGRGVCNSNQNCHCALGWAPPFCDKQGFGGSVDSGPMQPEDHKAFLLAVMLSFVLPLLLGAGLAWCCFRCPGSRLLPCLWSLRRDAASRKPRTLRTLPEPRSHLEEPLAGCPACHPKVKSRSRDPVAGERELLR, encoded by the exons ATGGGCTGCGGGGTTCCGTGCGGGGTGGCGCGGGAGGCGGCCGGCCGGCTGCTCTGGGCGTGGGTCGGCCTGGATCCAGCCAGGgcggagccgggagccgggagccgcgTCGTGGAGGCCGGGGCGCTCTCAGCGATGGGCTGGGGGTCTCAGAGAGCTGGAGGGTCGCGGgcgtggctgctgctgctgctgctgctgctcttgaGGCTAACTTTGCCGGTGTGGGGGGTCAAGGCGTTTCAAG GAAACCACCCTGGAAAACCAGTCACCTTGCACTGGGTCCTGGATGGAAGAGTCAGGCGCGAGGTCACCCTGGAGGAGCCG GTCTCGAAGCTAGACTCGGGGCTGGTGGCCTTGAAGGCTGAAGGGCAGGAGCTCCTGCTGGAGCTGGAGAAGAGCCA CAGGCTGCTGGCCCCAGGATACACAGAAACCCACTATAGCCCAGATGGGCACCCAGTGGTGCTGGTCCCCAACCACACG GACCACTGCCTCTACCATGGGCACGCGAGGGGCTTCCCTGACTCCTGGGTGGTCTTCAGCACCTGCTCTGGGATGAG GGGCCTGATCACACTGGACAGGAATGCCAGTTACTATGTGCATCCTTGGTCAGCCAGAAACTCGGAGACCTTCGTCACTCACAAGATGTTCCAGATCGGGCAGCTGCTTGGCTGGAAAGGGGCCTGTGGCCACAGGGATGCCAGGAACAAAGGGGACATGGCTAGCCTTTCTCGTGCCACTCAGGTCAAG GAGAGGCGGGAGGTTGGCAGGAGCCCAAAGTTCTTGGAGCTGTACATTGTGGCTGACCACACGCTG TTTTTGACCCAGCACCGGAACTTGAACCACACCAAACAGCGTCTCTTGGAGGTGGCCAACTATGTGGACCAG ATTCTCAGGACTCTGGACATTCAGGTGGCCCTGACCGGCCTGGAAGTGTGGACGGAGCAGGATCAGAGCCGCGTCACGCCAGACGCCAATGCCACGCTCTGGGCCTTCCTGCACTGGTGCCGAGGGCTGAGGGCACGGCGGCCACACGACTCCACGCAGCTGCTCAC GGGCCGCGCCTTCCAGGGCGCCACCGTGGGCCTGGCGCCCATCGAGGGCATGTGTTGTGCGGAGAGCTCCGGAGGCGTGAGCACG GACCACTCGGAGCTTCCCATTGGCGCAGCAGCCACCATGGCCCACGAGATAGGTCACAGCCTTGGCCTCAGCCACGACCCTGACGGCTGCTGTGTGGAAGCGGCGGCCGAGCAAGGCGGCTGTGTCATGGCCGGGGCCACGGG GCGCCCATTCCCGCGGGTGTTCAGCGCCTGCAGCCGGCGCCAGCTGCGCGCCTTCTTCCGCAAGGGGGGCGGTGCGTGCCTTTCCAACGCGCCCGACTCGGGGCTCCTCGTGCCCCGGGCGCGCTGCGGGAACGGCCTCGTGGAGGACGGCGAGGAGTGCGACTGCGGCGCCAGCCAG GAGTGCCCGGACGCCTGCTGCTTCGCCCACAACTGCTCGCTGCGCGCGGGGGCCCAGTGCACCCACGGGGACTGCTGCGCTCGCTGCCTG CTGAAGCCGGCCGGCGTGCCGTGCCGCCGAGCTGTGGGTGACTGTGACCTCCCAGAGTTTTGCACGGGCGCCTCCCCTTACTGCCCCCCCGACTTGTACCTCCTGGACGGCTCGCCCTGTGCCGGCGGCCGGGGCTACTGCTGGGATGGCGCATGTCCTACACTGGAGCAGCAGTGCCAGCAGCTCTGGGGGCCTG GCTCCAGCCCAGCACCAGAGGCCTGTTTCCAGATTGTGAACTCCGCGGGAGACGCCCATGGGAACTGTGGCGAGGACAGCAAGGGTGGCTTTGTGCCTTGTGCGCAGAG GGATGCTCAGTGTGGGAAGCTGCAGTGTCTCGGTGGGGAGCAGCGGCCACGCCCACCGCACACTGTGCCAGTGGACTCCACCATTGGACTAGGCAGCAATGAGGTGACCTGCAGGGGAGTCTTTGTGCTGCCCGGTGTCCAGCTGGATGTGCTCGACTTGGGCCTGGTAGAGCCAGGCACTCAGTGTGGACCTAGCATG GTGTGCCAGGACAGGCGCTGCCGAAATACTACCTTCTGGCAGCTTGAGCGATGTCTGGCAGCCTGCCATGGCCGTGGG GTTTGCAACAGTAACCAAAACTGCCACTGTGCTCTGGGCTGGGCTCCGCCCTTCTGCGACAAGCAAGGGTTTGGTGGCAGTGTGGACAGTGGCCCCATGCAGCCTGAAG ACCACAAGGCCTTCCTGCTGGCTGTGATGCTTAGCTTTGTGTTGCCGTTGCTCCTGGGGGCTGGCCTGGCCTGGTGCTGCTTCCGGTGCCCAGGATCCCGTCTCCTGCCATGCCTCTGGAGCTTGAGGAGGGATGCCGCAAGCCGCAAGCCGAGG ACCTTGAGAACTCTGCCAGAGCCCAGGAGCCACCTTGAGGAGCCTTTGGCTGGGTGCCCTGCCTGCCACCCCAAG GTCAAGTCCAGAAGCCGAGATCCTGTTGCTGGTGAGAGGGAGCTCCTGAGATGA
- the ADAM33 gene encoding disintegrin and metalloproteinase domain-containing protein 33 isoform X7 encodes MGCGVPCGVAREAAGRLLWAWVGLDPARAEPGAGSRVVEAGALSAMGWGSQRAGGSRAWLLLLLLLLLRLTLPVWGVKAFQGNHPGKPVTLHWVLDGRVRREVTLEEPVSKLDSGLVALKAEGQELLLELEKSHRLLAPGYTETHYSPDGHPVVLVPNHTDHCLYHGHARGFPDSWVVFSTCSGMRGLITLDRNASYYVHPWSARNSETFVTHKMFQIGQLLGWKGACGHRDARNKGDMASLSRATQVKERREVGRSPKFLELYIVADHTLFLTQHRNLNHTKQRLLEVANYVDQILRTLDIQVALTGLEVWTEQDQSRVTPDANATLWAFLHWCRGLRARRPHDSTQLLTGRAFQGATVGLAPIEGMCCAESSGGVSTDHSELPIGAAATMAHEIGHSLGLSHDPDGCCVEAAAEQGGCVMAGATGRPFPRVFSACSRRQLRAFFRKGGGACLSNAPDSGLLVPRARCGNGLVEDGEECDCGASQECPDACCFAHNCSLRAGAQCTHGDCCARCLLKPAGVPCRRAVGDCDLPEFCTGASPYCPPDLYLLDGSPCAGGRGYCWDGACPTLEQQCQQLWGPGSSPAPEACFQIVNSAGDAHGNCGEDSKGGFVPCAQRDAQCGKLQCLGGEQRPRPPHTVPVDSTIGLGSNEVTCRGVFVLPGVQLDVLDLGLVEPGTQCGPSMVCQDRRCRNTTFWQLERCLAACHGRGVCNSNQNCHCALGWAPPFCDKQGFGGSVDSGPMQPEDHKAFLLAVMLSFVLPLLLGAGLAWCCFRCPGSRLLPCLWSLRRDAASRKPRRVKSRSRDPVAGERELLR; translated from the exons ATGGGCTGCGGGGTTCCGTGCGGGGTGGCGCGGGAGGCGGCCGGCCGGCTGCTCTGGGCGTGGGTCGGCCTGGATCCAGCCAGGgcggagccgggagccgggagccgcgTCGTGGAGGCCGGGGCGCTCTCAGCGATGGGCTGGGGGTCTCAGAGAGCTGGAGGGTCGCGGgcgtggctgctgctgctgctgctgctgctcttgaGGCTAACTTTGCCGGTGTGGGGGGTCAAGGCGTTTCAAG GAAACCACCCTGGAAAACCAGTCACCTTGCACTGGGTCCTGGATGGAAGAGTCAGGCGCGAGGTCACCCTGGAGGAGCCG GTCTCGAAGCTAGACTCGGGGCTGGTGGCCTTGAAGGCTGAAGGGCAGGAGCTCCTGCTGGAGCTGGAGAAGAGCCA CAGGCTGCTGGCCCCAGGATACACAGAAACCCACTATAGCCCAGATGGGCACCCAGTGGTGCTGGTCCCCAACCACACG GACCACTGCCTCTACCATGGGCACGCGAGGGGCTTCCCTGACTCCTGGGTGGTCTTCAGCACCTGCTCTGGGATGAG GGGCCTGATCACACTGGACAGGAATGCCAGTTACTATGTGCATCCTTGGTCAGCCAGAAACTCGGAGACCTTCGTCACTCACAAGATGTTCCAGATCGGGCAGCTGCTTGGCTGGAAAGGGGCCTGTGGCCACAGGGATGCCAGGAACAAAGGGGACATGGCTAGCCTTTCTCGTGCCACTCAGGTCAAG GAGAGGCGGGAGGTTGGCAGGAGCCCAAAGTTCTTGGAGCTGTACATTGTGGCTGACCACACGCTG TTTTTGACCCAGCACCGGAACTTGAACCACACCAAACAGCGTCTCTTGGAGGTGGCCAACTATGTGGACCAG ATTCTCAGGACTCTGGACATTCAGGTGGCCCTGACCGGCCTGGAAGTGTGGACGGAGCAGGATCAGAGCCGCGTCACGCCAGACGCCAATGCCACGCTCTGGGCCTTCCTGCACTGGTGCCGAGGGCTGAGGGCACGGCGGCCACACGACTCCACGCAGCTGCTCAC GGGCCGCGCCTTCCAGGGCGCCACCGTGGGCCTGGCGCCCATCGAGGGCATGTGTTGTGCGGAGAGCTCCGGAGGCGTGAGCACG GACCACTCGGAGCTTCCCATTGGCGCAGCAGCCACCATGGCCCACGAGATAGGTCACAGCCTTGGCCTCAGCCACGACCCTGACGGCTGCTGTGTGGAAGCGGCGGCCGAGCAAGGCGGCTGTGTCATGGCCGGGGCCACGGG GCGCCCATTCCCGCGGGTGTTCAGCGCCTGCAGCCGGCGCCAGCTGCGCGCCTTCTTCCGCAAGGGGGGCGGTGCGTGCCTTTCCAACGCGCCCGACTCGGGGCTCCTCGTGCCCCGGGCGCGCTGCGGGAACGGCCTCGTGGAGGACGGCGAGGAGTGCGACTGCGGCGCCAGCCAG GAGTGCCCGGACGCCTGCTGCTTCGCCCACAACTGCTCGCTGCGCGCGGGGGCCCAGTGCACCCACGGGGACTGCTGCGCTCGCTGCCTG CTGAAGCCGGCCGGCGTGCCGTGCCGCCGAGCTGTGGGTGACTGTGACCTCCCAGAGTTTTGCACGGGCGCCTCCCCTTACTGCCCCCCCGACTTGTACCTCCTGGACGGCTCGCCCTGTGCCGGCGGCCGGGGCTACTGCTGGGATGGCGCATGTCCTACACTGGAGCAGCAGTGCCAGCAGCTCTGGGGGCCTG GCTCCAGCCCAGCACCAGAGGCCTGTTTCCAGATTGTGAACTCCGCGGGAGACGCCCATGGGAACTGTGGCGAGGACAGCAAGGGTGGCTTTGTGCCTTGTGCGCAGAG GGATGCTCAGTGTGGGAAGCTGCAGTGTCTCGGTGGGGAGCAGCGGCCACGCCCACCGCACACTGTGCCAGTGGACTCCACCATTGGACTAGGCAGCAATGAGGTGACCTGCAGGGGAGTCTTTGTGCTGCCCGGTGTCCAGCTGGATGTGCTCGACTTGGGCCTGGTAGAGCCAGGCACTCAGTGTGGACCTAGCATG GTGTGCCAGGACAGGCGCTGCCGAAATACTACCTTCTGGCAGCTTGAGCGATGTCTGGCAGCCTGCCATGGCCGTGGG GTTTGCAACAGTAACCAAAACTGCCACTGTGCTCTGGGCTGGGCTCCGCCCTTCTGCGACAAGCAAGGGTTTGGTGGCAGTGTGGACAGTGGCCCCATGCAGCCTGAAG ACCACAAGGCCTTCCTGCTGGCTGTGATGCTTAGCTTTGTGTTGCCGTTGCTCCTGGGGGCTGGCCTGGCCTGGTGCTGCTTCCGGTGCCCAGGATCCCGTCTCCTGCCATGCCTCTGGAGCTTGAGGAGGGATGCCGCAAGCCGCAAGCCGAGG CGGGTCAAGTCCAGAAGCCGAGATCCTGTTGCTGGTGAGAGGGAGCTCCTGAGATGA
- the ADAM33 gene encoding disintegrin and metalloproteinase domain-containing protein 33 isoform X2 has product MGCGVPCGVAREAAGRLLWAWVGLDPARAEPGAGSRVVEAGALSAMGWGSQRAGGSRAWLLLLLLLLLRLTLPVWGVKAFQGNHPGKPVTLHWVLDGRVRREVTLEEPVSKLDSGLVALKAEGQELLLELEKSQLLAPGYTETHYSPDGHPVVLVPNHTDHCLYHGHARGFPDSWVVFSTCSGMRGLITLDRNASYYVHPWSARNSETFVTHKMFQIGQLLGWKGACGHRDARNKGDMASLSRATQVKERREVGRSPKFLELYIVADHTLFLTQHRNLNHTKQRLLEVANYVDQILRTLDIQVALTGLEVWTEQDQSRVTPDANATLWAFLHWCRGLRARRPHDSTQLLTGRAFQGATVGLAPIEGMCCAESSGGVSTDHSELPIGAAATMAHEIGHSLGLSHDPDGCCVEAAAEQGGCVMAGATGRPFPRVFSACSRRQLRAFFRKGGGACLSNAPDSGLLVPRARCGNGLVEDGEECDCGASQECPDACCFAHNCSLRAGAQCTHGDCCARCLLKPAGVPCRRAVGDCDLPEFCTGASPYCPPDLYLLDGSPCAGGRGYCWDGACPTLEQQCQQLWGPGSSPAPEACFQIVNSAGDAHGNCGEDSKGGFVPCAQRDAQCGKLQCLGGEQRPRPPHTVPVDSTIGLGSNEVTCRGVFVLPGVQLDVLDLGLVEPGTQCGPSMVCQDRRCRNTTFWQLERCLAACHGRGVCNSNQNCHCALGWAPPFCDKQGFGGSVDSGPMQPEDHKAFLLAVMLSFVLPLLLGAGLAWCCFRCPGSRLLPCLWSLRRDAASRKPRAQRWPKQGLPPQRCSLHGIGPSSHWRAPALGDSCQCHNMWPPPIAADLENSARAQEPP; this is encoded by the exons ATGGGCTGCGGGGTTCCGTGCGGGGTGGCGCGGGAGGCGGCCGGCCGGCTGCTCTGGGCGTGGGTCGGCCTGGATCCAGCCAGGgcggagccgggagccgggagccgcgTCGTGGAGGCCGGGGCGCTCTCAGCGATGGGCTGGGGGTCTCAGAGAGCTGGAGGGTCGCGGgcgtggctgctgctgctgctgctgctgctcttgaGGCTAACTTTGCCGGTGTGGGGGGTCAAGGCGTTTCAAG GAAACCACCCTGGAAAACCAGTCACCTTGCACTGGGTCCTGGATGGAAGAGTCAGGCGCGAGGTCACCCTGGAGGAGCCG GTCTCGAAGCTAGACTCGGGGCTGGTGGCCTTGAAGGCTGAAGGGCAGGAGCTCCTGCTGGAGCTGGAGAAGAGCCA GCTGCTGGCCCCAGGATACACAGAAACCCACTATAGCCCAGATGGGCACCCAGTGGTGCTGGTCCCCAACCACACG GACCACTGCCTCTACCATGGGCACGCGAGGGGCTTCCCTGACTCCTGGGTGGTCTTCAGCACCTGCTCTGGGATGAG GGGCCTGATCACACTGGACAGGAATGCCAGTTACTATGTGCATCCTTGGTCAGCCAGAAACTCGGAGACCTTCGTCACTCACAAGATGTTCCAGATCGGGCAGCTGCTTGGCTGGAAAGGGGCCTGTGGCCACAGGGATGCCAGGAACAAAGGGGACATGGCTAGCCTTTCTCGTGCCACTCAGGTCAAG GAGAGGCGGGAGGTTGGCAGGAGCCCAAAGTTCTTGGAGCTGTACATTGTGGCTGACCACACGCTG TTTTTGACCCAGCACCGGAACTTGAACCACACCAAACAGCGTCTCTTGGAGGTGGCCAACTATGTGGACCAG ATTCTCAGGACTCTGGACATTCAGGTGGCCCTGACCGGCCTGGAAGTGTGGACGGAGCAGGATCAGAGCCGCGTCACGCCAGACGCCAATGCCACGCTCTGGGCCTTCCTGCACTGGTGCCGAGGGCTGAGGGCACGGCGGCCACACGACTCCACGCAGCTGCTCAC GGGCCGCGCCTTCCAGGGCGCCACCGTGGGCCTGGCGCCCATCGAGGGCATGTGTTGTGCGGAGAGCTCCGGAGGCGTGAGCACG GACCACTCGGAGCTTCCCATTGGCGCAGCAGCCACCATGGCCCACGAGATAGGTCACAGCCTTGGCCTCAGCCACGACCCTGACGGCTGCTGTGTGGAAGCGGCGGCCGAGCAAGGCGGCTGTGTCATGGCCGGGGCCACGGG GCGCCCATTCCCGCGGGTGTTCAGCGCCTGCAGCCGGCGCCAGCTGCGCGCCTTCTTCCGCAAGGGGGGCGGTGCGTGCCTTTCCAACGCGCCCGACTCGGGGCTCCTCGTGCCCCGGGCGCGCTGCGGGAACGGCCTCGTGGAGGACGGCGAGGAGTGCGACTGCGGCGCCAGCCAG GAGTGCCCGGACGCCTGCTGCTTCGCCCACAACTGCTCGCTGCGCGCGGGGGCCCAGTGCACCCACGGGGACTGCTGCGCTCGCTGCCTG CTGAAGCCGGCCGGCGTGCCGTGCCGCCGAGCTGTGGGTGACTGTGACCTCCCAGAGTTTTGCACGGGCGCCTCCCCTTACTGCCCCCCCGACTTGTACCTCCTGGACGGCTCGCCCTGTGCCGGCGGCCGGGGCTACTGCTGGGATGGCGCATGTCCTACACTGGAGCAGCAGTGCCAGCAGCTCTGGGGGCCTG GCTCCAGCCCAGCACCAGAGGCCTGTTTCCAGATTGTGAACTCCGCGGGAGACGCCCATGGGAACTGTGGCGAGGACAGCAAGGGTGGCTTTGTGCCTTGTGCGCAGAG GGATGCTCAGTGTGGGAAGCTGCAGTGTCTCGGTGGGGAGCAGCGGCCACGCCCACCGCACACTGTGCCAGTGGACTCCACCATTGGACTAGGCAGCAATGAGGTGACCTGCAGGGGAGTCTTTGTGCTGCCCGGTGTCCAGCTGGATGTGCTCGACTTGGGCCTGGTAGAGCCAGGCACTCAGTGTGGACCTAGCATG GTGTGCCAGGACAGGCGCTGCCGAAATACTACCTTCTGGCAGCTTGAGCGATGTCTGGCAGCCTGCCATGGCCGTGGG GTTTGCAACAGTAACCAAAACTGCCACTGTGCTCTGGGCTGGGCTCCGCCCTTCTGCGACAAGCAAGGGTTTGGTGGCAGTGTGGACAGTGGCCCCATGCAGCCTGAAG ACCACAAGGCCTTCCTGCTGGCTGTGATGCTTAGCTTTGTGTTGCCGTTGCTCCTGGGGGCTGGCCTGGCCTGGTGCTGCTTCCGGTGCCCAGGATCCCGTCTCCTGCCATGCCTCTGGAGCTTGAGGAGGGATGCCGCAAGCCGCAAGCCGAGG GCCCAAAGATGGCCCAAACAGGGACTGCCCCCCCAGCGGTGTTCACTCCATGGAATTGGGCCCAGCAGTCATTGGAGAGCCCCAGCCCTTGG ggacTCCTGCCAGTGTCACAATATGTGGCCTCCACCCATTGCTGCAGACCTTGAGAACTCTGCCAGAGCCCAGGAGCCACCTTGA